Proteins found in one Corynebacterium zhongnanshanii genomic segment:
- a CDS encoding ABC transporter permease, with protein sequence MLVFLLAWWAITRFGNINPTVLPSPIDVFHQLIVTNQCTTSETGRVRCGAQDYYLWQHLLATLQRIGVGVGAGTIVGVLLGWLLGISANARAVVEPYLGFLRALPPLGYIGLLIVWFGIGDVSKVVLLFAAVFPTVAVGTLAGVLSVKQDWIRAAKTLGANSLQILRRVTIPAALPHIITSIRIGTGLAWSAIVAAELNDGIPGIGGLAYISGTQLDTALTIACIIVIGITALIIDQLLIRLERRCTPWVGK encoded by the coding sequence GTGCTGGTGTTCCTGCTGGCATGGTGGGCCATCACCCGCTTTGGGAACATCAACCCCACGGTCCTGCCCTCGCCAATTGATGTGTTTCACCAGCTCATCGTGACCAACCAGTGCACCACGTCCGAGACGGGCCGCGTGCGCTGTGGTGCTCAAGACTATTACCTGTGGCAGCACCTGCTCGCCACGCTGCAACGCATCGGCGTGGGCGTGGGCGCGGGAACCATCGTGGGTGTTCTACTGGGATGGCTACTGGGTATCTCCGCTAATGCACGCGCGGTGGTGGAACCTTACCTGGGCTTCCTGCGCGCTCTGCCTCCCCTCGGATACATCGGCCTGCTGATCGTGTGGTTCGGCATCGGGGACGTCTCCAAGGTGGTCTTGCTCTTCGCCGCGGTGTTCCCCACGGTGGCTGTGGGCACGCTGGCCGGAGTGCTGTCCGTCAAGCAAGACTGGATCCGTGCCGCCAAAACGTTGGGTGCCAACTCCCTGCAGATTCTGCGCAGAGTGACCATCCCGGCGGCGTTGCCACACATCATCACCAGCATCCGCATCGGTACTGGCTTGGCGTGGTCCGCCATCGTCGCTGCTGAATTGAACGACGGTATCCCCGGCATTGGTGGCCTGGCGTATATCTCGGGAACTCAGCTGGATACGGCGCTCACCATTGCCTGCATCATTGTCATCGGTATTACGGCCCTTATTATTGACCAATTACTCATCCGCCTCGAGCGACGCTGCACCCCGTGGGTGGGCAAGTAA
- a CDS encoding ABC transporter substrate-binding protein — translation MNHAKNTSTKPAAWKVSLATMVAAGTVFTQAACVGGPATPKASASECPVHVNEDSATLRIAYLGSPLQDLYVYDQGYLDACLPNVDVQWARYPTGQDIVQGFAAQSVDVGGLGSTPAAKALSSPLDLDVLVPRVNTIVGSTEALVAKNAKSIKDLKGKKIAVPFSSTSHYSLLKALEDAGLDPSRDVTITNISPDKLPAAWSSPDIEAAYVWDPTLQTLKEHGGHVVLTSEDVAKLGAPTFNVTMVSRPWAEKHAGVLDTWLKLQDYVTTKAADADPGYVEAVSIQSGMKVEDGQRQVTGQEYIPGNRQPEELESLGHALYDTADFLSQQSEVSGAHEEKKYVDATTQWPFYRDTFAKKSADQKSDDKR, via the coding sequence ATGAATCACGCGAAGAACACCTCGACAAAACCAGCCGCCTGGAAGGTATCTCTGGCGACGATGGTTGCCGCAGGCACTGTGTTTACCCAGGCTGCTTGTGTGGGTGGGCCGGCAACGCCGAAAGCCTCGGCGTCGGAATGTCCGGTACACGTTAATGAGGATTCAGCAACGTTGAGGATCGCCTATTTGGGTTCGCCTTTGCAGGATCTTTACGTGTATGACCAGGGATATTTGGATGCCTGCTTGCCGAATGTGGATGTGCAGTGGGCGCGTTATCCCACGGGTCAGGATATTGTGCAGGGATTTGCGGCTCAATCGGTTGATGTGGGTGGACTCGGATCAACTCCTGCGGCAAAGGCATTGAGTAGCCCGTTGGATTTGGACGTACTTGTGCCGCGTGTGAATACCATTGTTGGTAGCACGGAGGCGCTGGTGGCGAAAAACGCAAAGTCCATTAAGGACCTGAAGGGAAAGAAAATAGCGGTGCCATTTTCTTCCACCTCGCACTACAGCCTTCTGAAGGCTCTGGAGGATGCCGGATTGGACCCGTCGCGGGATGTGACGATCACGAATATCTCGCCGGATAAGCTGCCCGCAGCGTGGTCCTCGCCGGATATCGAGGCCGCGTATGTATGGGACCCTACCCTGCAGACCTTGAAGGAGCACGGCGGACACGTGGTCCTGACCTCGGAGGATGTGGCGAAGTTGGGTGCGCCGACCTTTAACGTGACGATGGTGTCCCGCCCATGGGCTGAGAAACACGCCGGCGTGCTGGACACGTGGCTGAAGCTTCAGGATTACGTGACCACCAAAGCCGCCGACGCCGATCCCGGCTACGTGGAGGCCGTCTCTATCCAGTCCGGCATGAAGGTGGAAGACGGCCAAAGGCAAGTCACCGGTCAGGAATATATCCCTGGCAATAGGCAGCCTGAGGAATTGGAATCTTTGGGACATGCGTTGTACGACACGGCGGATTTCTTGTCCCAACAGTCGGAGGTATCCGGCGCGCACGAGGAAAAGAAATACGTGGATGCAACTACGCAATGGCCGTTTTATCGGGACACGTTTGCTAAAAAGTCTGCCGACCAAAAGTCCGATGATAAGAGGTAA
- a CDS encoding ABC transporter ATP-binding protein yields the protein MVHVVNVSKVFDSDKGHPVQAIDDISLNVPEGQILAVVGPSGCGKSTLLKLIAGFEKPTSGAVYDKHGEDITGPGTDRGVVFQQPTLFPWLDVEANVEFAATVRGADEGRAIKEAAAQLIDIVGLSAARTRYPHELSGGMQQRAQIARVLATSPEVVLMDEPFGALDPFTREQLHAELLRAWNRYRPTIVFVTHSVEEALLLADRVVVMAPNPGRVIREIEVPESVRATKISEDVVADRQKLQAILREHASDPVLVDLRHALKEAIVDAHGLVSQ from the coding sequence ATGGTTCACGTTGTTAATGTATCCAAGGTTTTTGACTCGGATAAAGGGCATCCCGTTCAGGCCATTGACGACATTTCTTTGAACGTCCCCGAAGGACAAATCCTGGCTGTGGTGGGTCCTAGTGGTTGTGGTAAATCAACGCTGCTCAAGCTCATTGCGGGCTTTGAAAAGCCGACGTCTGGCGCGGTCTATGACAAGCACGGTGAGGACATCACCGGGCCCGGGACTGATAGGGGAGTGGTGTTTCAGCAACCCACGCTCTTTCCCTGGCTGGACGTGGAGGCGAATGTGGAATTCGCCGCTACGGTCCGCGGTGCGGACGAAGGTCGCGCTATTAAGGAAGCGGCCGCGCAGCTCATCGACATTGTGGGCTTGTCTGCCGCGCGCACGCGCTATCCCCACGAACTGTCCGGAGGAATGCAGCAGCGCGCGCAGATCGCACGCGTGTTGGCCACGAGCCCGGAGGTTGTGTTGATGGACGAGCCCTTCGGTGCGCTGGACCCTTTCACCCGCGAGCAGCTTCACGCCGAACTGTTGCGCGCCTGGAATCGCTACCGGCCAACGATTGTGTTTGTGACGCACTCCGTGGAGGAGGCACTGCTGCTGGCCGATCGGGTTGTGGTGATGGCGCCGAATCCGGGACGCGTGATCCGGGAGATTGAGGTTCCGGAGTCCGTGCGTGCCACGAAGATCTCTGAGGACGTGGTGGCTGACCGCCAGAAGCTGCAGGCAATCCTGCGCGAGCATGCCAGCGATCCTGTGTTGGTAGACCTGCGGCATGCGCTGAAGGAAGCCATCGTCGATGCGCACGGTTTGGTGAGTCAGTAG
- the gyrA gene encoding DNA gyrase subunit A encodes MSDVTNDGETFDRIKPIDLQEEMQNSYIDYAMSVIVGRALPEVRDGLKPVHRRILYAMYDNGYRPDRSYVKSAKPVADTMGNYHPHGDSAIYDTLVRLAQPWAMRYPMVDGQGNFGSRGNDGAAAMRYTECRLTPLALEMVRDIRENTVEFQPNYDGKTSEPTVLPSRVPNLLMNGSGGIAVGMATNIPPHNLNELAEAIFWLLDNPEAEDADALEACMARVKGPDFPTAGLIVGDKGIEDTYRTGRGSIRMRGVTEIEEEGNRQMIVITELPYQVNPDNLVLNIAEQVRDGKLAGIAKIDDESSDRVGMRIVIRLKRDAVPRVVLNNLYKHSQLQTSFGSNMLSIVDGVPRTLRLDQMLRLYVDHQIDVIVRRTQFRLDRAEERAHILRGLVKALDALDEVIALIRRSQTVDIAREGLKDLLDIDDIQADAILAMQLRRLAALERQKIIDELAEIEEEIADLKDILASPERQRTIIHDELAEIVEKYGDERRTKIIAATGDVSEEDLIARENVVVTITSTGYAKRTKVDSYKSQRRGGKGVRGAELKQDDVVRHFFVCSTHDIIMFFTNFGRVYRLKAFELPEASRTARGQHVANLLEFQPGEQIAQVIQIQSYEDAPYLVLATAQGRVKKSRLTDYDTARSGGLIAINLNEGDCLVGAQLCTAEDDLLLVSEEGQAMRFTADDETLRPMGRATAGVKGMRFREDDQLLALTVVAEDSSLFVATSGGYGKRTPMSEYPSKGRGGLGVVTFKYDAKRGKLIGALTVSEDDEILAMTSAGGVIRTEVKQIRSTSRATMGVRLVDLGKDVELVAVDRNVEDEAEETAAVVSEKGLEAQSGQDKLL; translated from the coding sequence GTGAGTGACGTAACCAACGACGGCGAGACTTTTGACAGGATCAAACCGATCGATCTGCAAGAGGAAATGCAGAACAGCTATATCGATTACGCCATGAGCGTGATCGTGGGCCGTGCTCTTCCTGAAGTGCGCGATGGTCTGAAGCCGGTGCACCGTCGCATCTTGTACGCGATGTATGACAATGGCTACCGTCCCGATCGCTCCTACGTGAAGTCCGCCAAGCCCGTCGCGGACACGATGGGTAACTATCACCCACACGGCGACTCCGCCATCTACGACACTCTCGTTCGCCTCGCCCAGCCATGGGCCATGCGCTATCCGATGGTCGACGGCCAGGGCAACTTCGGTTCCCGCGGTAACGACGGCGCCGCCGCCATGCGTTACACCGAGTGCCGCCTGACCCCGCTGGCGCTGGAAATGGTGCGCGATATCCGCGAAAACACCGTAGAGTTCCAGCCCAACTACGACGGTAAGACCTCGGAACCCACCGTGCTGCCGTCCCGCGTGCCGAACCTGCTGATGAACGGCTCCGGCGGTATCGCCGTGGGCATGGCCACGAACATCCCGCCGCACAACCTGAACGAGCTTGCCGAAGCCATCTTCTGGCTGCTGGACAACCCCGAGGCCGAAGACGCGGACGCTCTGGAAGCCTGCATGGCCCGCGTGAAGGGCCCAGATTTCCCGACCGCCGGCCTGATCGTTGGTGATAAGGGCATCGAAGATACCTACCGCACCGGCCGCGGCTCCATCCGCATGCGTGGTGTGACGGAGATCGAAGAAGAAGGCAACCGTCAGATGATCGTCATCACGGAATTGCCGTACCAGGTCAACCCGGACAACCTTGTGCTGAACATCGCGGAGCAGGTGCGCGACGGCAAGCTGGCCGGCATCGCCAAGATCGATGACGAGTCCTCCGACCGCGTGGGTATGCGCATCGTCATCCGCCTGAAGCGCGATGCCGTGCCGCGCGTGGTGCTGAACAACCTGTACAAGCACTCGCAGCTGCAGACATCCTTCGGCTCCAACATGCTGTCCATCGTGGACGGCGTGCCGCGCACGCTGCGTCTGGACCAGATGCTGCGACTGTACGTGGATCACCAGATTGACGTAATTGTGCGCCGTACCCAGTTCCGCCTGGATCGCGCCGAGGAACGCGCCCACATCCTGCGTGGTTTGGTCAAGGCCCTGGACGCCCTGGATGAGGTCATCGCCCTGATCCGCCGCTCCCAGACCGTGGACATCGCCCGCGAGGGACTGAAGGACCTGCTGGATATCGACGATATCCAGGCTGATGCCATCCTGGCCATGCAGCTCCGACGCCTGGCCGCCCTGGAACGCCAGAAAATCATTGACGAGCTGGCGGAGATCGAAGAGGAAATCGCTGACCTGAAGGACATCCTTGCGTCCCCCGAGCGTCAGCGCACCATCATCCACGATGAGCTGGCGGAGATCGTGGAGAAGTACGGCGATGAGCGCCGCACGAAGATCATCGCCGCGACGGGCGATGTGTCTGAAGAGGACCTGATCGCCCGCGAGAACGTGGTGGTGACCATCACCTCCACCGGCTACGCGAAGCGCACCAAGGTGGATAGCTACAAGTCCCAGCGTCGTGGCGGCAAGGGCGTGCGCGGTGCTGAGCTGAAGCAGGACGATGTGGTTCGCCACTTCTTCGTCTGCTCCACGCACGACATCATCATGTTCTTCACAAACTTCGGCCGCGTGTACCGCCTGAAGGCCTTCGAACTGCCGGAGGCATCCCGCACGGCCCGCGGCCAGCACGTGGCAAATTTGCTGGAGTTCCAGCCGGGCGAGCAGATCGCCCAGGTTATCCAGATTCAGTCCTACGAGGACGCTCCGTACCTGGTGCTGGCGACCGCGCAGGGCCGGGTGAAGAAGTCCCGCCTGACGGACTATGACACCGCGCGTTCTGGCGGCCTGATCGCCATTAACCTGAACGAGGGCGATTGCCTGGTGGGTGCGCAGCTGTGCACGGCGGAGGATGACCTGCTGCTGGTCTCTGAAGAGGGCCAGGCGATGCGTTTCACCGCCGATGATGAGACGTTGCGCCCGATGGGCCGCGCGACCGCCGGCGTGAAGGGTATGCGCTTCCGCGAGGACGACCAGCTGCTGGCCCTGACCGTTGTGGCTGAGGATTCCAGCCTGTTCGTGGCGACGTCCGGCGGTTACGGAAAACGCACGCCGATGTCCGAATACCCGTCGAAGGGCCGTGGCGGCTTGGGCGTGGTGACGTTTAAATACGACGCCAAGCGCGGCAAGCTGATCGGCGCGCTGACCGTGTCCGAGGATGATGAGATCCTGGCTATGACCTCCGCTGGAGGAGTGATCCGTACCGAGGTGAAGCAGATTCGCTCCACATCCCGTGCGACGATGGGTGTGCGCCTGGTGGATCTGGGCAAGGATGTTGAGTTGGTAGCGGTGGACCGCAACGTGGAAGACGAGGCTGAGGAGACCGCGGCTGTGGTGTCCGAGAAGGGCCTTGAGGCGCAATCTGGGCAGGACAAGCTGCTCTAG
- a CDS encoding DUF3566 domain-containing protein, translating into MASDDEKQEQARTEGTAEVTAEARTESGARAEWDGQASVPQETRQLTVFRVNPVSALKVGAGFGVALFLVWMIAVTIVWIVLNAAGVWDRLNNLLSDLFGLDTFGPGVYFGLTGLLGVLEVLVVVMLAPLAAVVYNDGQKLWGGLKVELAEDVAPGEHEGADEDALGGVLEGAHGGVHENKHVGKHESTHGNKHEKKEV; encoded by the coding sequence ATGGCTTCAGATGATGAGAAGCAGGAGCAGGCGCGCACTGAGGGGACCGCTGAGGTGACCGCAGAGGCCCGCACCGAGAGTGGTGCCCGGGCGGAGTGGGACGGCCAGGCGTCGGTCCCTCAGGAGACTCGGCAGCTGACGGTGTTCCGCGTGAATCCGGTGAGCGCGTTGAAGGTCGGTGCGGGGTTTGGCGTGGCGCTGTTTCTCGTGTGGATGATTGCCGTCACCATTGTGTGGATTGTGCTGAATGCTGCTGGGGTGTGGGACCGGCTTAATAATCTGCTGTCCGACCTCTTCGGGCTGGATACCTTCGGGCCGGGAGTGTACTTCGGCCTGACGGGACTTCTGGGCGTGTTGGAGGTACTGGTGGTGGTGATGCTGGCGCCGTTGGCTGCGGTGGTGTACAACGACGGGCAGAAGCTGTGGGGTGGCCTGAAGGTGGAACTTGCCGAGGATGTTGCGCCGGGTGAGCACGAGGGTGCGGATGAGGATGCGCTCGGAGGTGTGCTTGAGGGTGCGCATGGGGGTGTGCACGAGAATAAGCACGTGGGCAAACATGAGAGCACGCATGGCAATAAACACGAGAAGAAAGAAGTCTAA
- a CDS encoding NADP-dependent oxidoreductase: MRAGVLTGYKKPLDIITTPKPTPAEDQVLIKVEYAAVNHADARTQDGEFKALFPLSFPQTMGGELVGTVVETGARVTDYQKGDVVYAYVGVGGSGAYAEYVAVDASEIALAPTTLSTQESAALPVVGLTAWQALVTMGKVQQGDSVLIHGGAGGVGSAAIQLAKHLGARVTTTASARNFDYLKDLGADTLIDYRSQDFAQELKGQQFDLVLDTQGGEVLEKSLGLTAPGGTVIGITGPPEPHFAKSLGLNPFIRLAIAGLSFKVRRLAKNYGVNYRFLFIQPSGEDLQRIATLADEGIFKPQVGPVFPLEELNDALATTVTGKPHGKVLVNL; encoded by the coding sequence GTGCGCGCAGGCGTTCTCACCGGATACAAGAAACCACTAGACATCATCACAACACCCAAGCCCACACCAGCCGAGGACCAGGTGCTCATCAAAGTGGAGTACGCGGCAGTCAATCATGCCGACGCACGCACTCAGGACGGCGAATTCAAGGCACTCTTCCCCCTCTCGTTCCCGCAGACCATGGGAGGTGAGCTCGTCGGAACTGTCGTTGAGACTGGCGCGCGCGTCACCGACTACCAGAAAGGTGATGTGGTCTACGCCTACGTCGGTGTGGGCGGGAGCGGAGCGTATGCAGAATACGTAGCGGTTGATGCCTCAGAAATAGCTCTGGCGCCCACCACGCTGAGCACACAGGAATCCGCAGCACTGCCCGTCGTAGGACTGACAGCATGGCAAGCCCTCGTGACCATGGGCAAGGTGCAACAAGGAGACTCCGTGTTGATCCACGGCGGCGCCGGTGGTGTGGGATCCGCTGCGATCCAGCTCGCCAAGCACCTCGGAGCACGCGTGACCACCACAGCCTCAGCGCGAAACTTCGACTACCTCAAGGACCTTGGGGCGGATACGCTCATCGACTACCGAAGCCAAGACTTCGCACAGGAGCTTAAAGGACAACAGTTCGACCTGGTGCTGGATACCCAAGGTGGAGAAGTCCTGGAGAAGTCGCTTGGTCTCACTGCCCCGGGCGGTACCGTCATTGGTATCACCGGCCCACCAGAGCCACACTTTGCAAAAAGCTTGGGGTTGAACCCTTTCATTCGCCTGGCTATTGCTGGATTAAGCTTCAAGGTTCGACGACTAGCTAAGAACTACGGCGTGAACTACCGCTTCCTCTTCATCCAGCCCAGCGGCGAGGACCTTCAGCGCATCGCCACGCTGGCCGACGAGGGCATCTTTAAACCCCAGGTTGGACCGGTGTTCCCCCTCGAGGAGCTTAATGATGCTCTGGCCACAACGGTCACCGGAAAGCCTCACGGCAAAGTCCTGGTGAACCTATAA
- a CDS encoding winged helix-turn-helix transcriptional regulator — MIDTPRSTCPINRSLELLGDHWSLLILRDIALYDRRSFRDILTHSEEGISAPMLSRRLKDLVSAGLLTKETADRGKKGRYSFTDKGLSVVPLLFTLADLGLALDDRTRPVFTDYQSDAQAHLPAGVRRALQDLRRQHLGEPTTHVHQS, encoded by the coding sequence ATGATTGACACCCCACGCTCCACCTGCCCCATCAACCGCTCACTCGAGCTGCTTGGGGACCATTGGAGCCTGCTCATTCTTCGCGACATTGCGCTCTACGACCGCCGCTCGTTCCGCGACATCCTCACGCATTCCGAAGAAGGCATCAGCGCCCCCATGCTCTCCCGGCGCCTCAAAGACCTGGTCAGCGCCGGCCTGCTCACCAAAGAAACTGCCGATCGCGGCAAGAAAGGCCGCTACAGCTTTACGGACAAAGGCCTGAGCGTTGTCCCCTTGCTCTTTACCCTCGCCGACCTGGGGCTCGCCCTCGACGATCGAACTCGCCCTGTCTTCACCGATTATCAATCCGACGCCCAAGCGCACCTCCCCGCCGGTGTTCGTCGAGCCCTTCAGGACCTCAGGCGACAGCACCTTGGAGAACCAACCACTCACGTACACCAGTCATAG
- a CDS encoding LLM class oxidoreductase, which translates to MLKPSSTPHTQHRAFSRSFQEGHLTLGLAYPLENLATDTLSEQHPRMNILEHVALTQLAEKVGFSAVWARDVPLHDPDFGDVGHIYDPWTFLSYIAASTETIGLGTAGVVLPLHHPIDIAKQSASLDQISGGRFIMGVVSGDRPIEYPAYGKDQGARGEDFRASLEFITKAHSVSFRPINTSSATLRGADVIPKPTTHHVPMLVTGSAQQSMEWIAEHSDGWITYPRGPQQQKELVGNWHRTVRELTGGFKPFVQSLGVDLAEDPDAEMQSQHMGYRLGRNALVEFLRFHRDAGVNHVILGLRSKDRPVQEVIEELGEYVLPEFSAAQP; encoded by the coding sequence ATGCTGAAGCCTTCCTCCACTCCACACACTCAGCACCGCGCCTTTTCACGCTCATTCCAGGAGGGCCATCTTACGCTGGGTCTTGCCTACCCACTAGAAAACCTGGCCACGGATACGCTTAGCGAGCAGCACCCTCGCATGAACATCCTGGAACACGTGGCACTCACCCAACTCGCTGAAAAGGTGGGTTTTTCTGCAGTATGGGCGCGGGATGTTCCTCTCCACGATCCCGATTTTGGGGATGTTGGCCATATTTATGACCCCTGGACTTTCCTGTCCTATATCGCAGCATCGACGGAGACTATTGGGTTGGGGACTGCGGGCGTCGTATTACCACTACATCATCCCATAGACATCGCAAAGCAATCCGCATCGCTGGATCAGATCTCGGGCGGGCGATTCATCATGGGCGTGGTGAGCGGCGATCGGCCTATTGAATATCCCGCGTATGGAAAAGATCAAGGGGCGCGCGGGGAGGATTTTCGCGCGAGCCTGGAGTTCATCACCAAGGCCCACTCGGTCAGTTTCCGGCCGATTAACACCTCCAGTGCAACGCTGCGCGGCGCCGATGTGATCCCCAAACCCACCACTCACCACGTGCCCATGCTGGTCACGGGATCAGCCCAACAATCCATGGAGTGGATTGCAGAACACAGCGACGGGTGGATCACATATCCCAGGGGGCCGCAGCAGCAAAAAGAATTGGTGGGGAATTGGCATCGGACAGTGCGCGAGCTCACCGGGGGATTTAAGCCTTTCGTGCAATCGCTCGGTGTGGATTTGGCGGAAGATCCGGACGCAGAAATGCAATCGCAGCACATGGGTTATCGCCTGGGACGCAATGCTTTGGTGGAGTTTTTGAGATTCCATCGGGACGCAGGGGTTAATCACGTGATTCTGGGCCTGCGCTCGAAGGACCGCCCGGTGCAGGAGGTTATAGAGGAGCTTGGGGAATACGTGCTTCCGGAGTTCTCGGCGGCACAACCGTAA
- a CDS encoding aldehyde dehydrogenase family protein: protein MNGTVRTPHEQSDNLEGVVARARAAQKSIRALSVEERLEHLASLRAVILKRREEILNRVQDDTHKSRSEILMSEMFGGLDNVKWVEDNAAKALKPQRVPTPLTLMGKKSEIWYEPKGVAFIISPWNYPFFQAIVPIAAAFAAGNAIVYKGSEHTPLQGLIESLLEDAGFAPNWVQVVYGDGSVGEAVIDQKPDYIMFTGSTRTGKKIMAQAAQHLIPVELELGGKDPMIVFEDVNIARTVSGLLFGGLTATGQSCTSVERLYVHESIHDRFVDELVRQVKLLKQEDSHSKDNDLGAMIVPMQIDIVREHLEDALERGATLLTGQDWDRTSALIPPMVLTNVPDDCLAATEETFGPTIPVFSFSDEQEVIERANNSAYGLTASVWSADEERARRVASALHVGGISINNVMATESTAELPFGGVNNSGFGRHKGVEGLHGWCNVKSVIVDKDGDKLEANWYPLTEAKYKKFTQMMVARFADSPAAVSLAKFGVLGTQLESLSQKATRAQKR from the coding sequence ATGAATGGCACAGTTCGCACACCACACGAGCAGTCAGACAACCTGGAAGGAGTCGTAGCACGTGCGCGCGCGGCACAGAAATCCATTCGCGCGCTCAGCGTCGAAGAGCGATTAGAGCATCTAGCCTCGCTGCGCGCGGTGATTCTGAAGCGCCGGGAAGAAATCCTCAACCGCGTTCAGGACGATACGCATAAATCCCGCAGTGAGATTTTGATGTCGGAGATGTTCGGCGGACTGGATAACGTGAAATGGGTGGAGGATAACGCCGCCAAGGCGCTGAAGCCTCAAAGGGTTCCTACCCCGCTCACCCTGATGGGTAAGAAGTCGGAGATCTGGTACGAGCCCAAGGGCGTGGCGTTTATCATCAGCCCGTGGAACTACCCGTTCTTCCAGGCGATCGTGCCGATCGCTGCAGCCTTCGCGGCCGGTAACGCGATTGTGTACAAGGGCTCGGAGCACACGCCGCTGCAGGGACTCATTGAGTCCCTGCTAGAGGATGCGGGCTTCGCACCCAACTGGGTTCAGGTGGTCTACGGTGACGGATCCGTGGGCGAGGCCGTGATTGACCAGAAGCCGGATTACATCATGTTCACGGGTTCCACGCGGACGGGTAAGAAGATCATGGCCCAGGCGGCCCAGCACTTGATTCCTGTGGAGTTGGAGCTGGGTGGCAAGGATCCGATGATCGTGTTTGAGGATGTGAATATCGCCCGTACGGTCTCTGGCTTGCTGTTCGGTGGTCTGACGGCCACGGGCCAGTCCTGCACGTCGGTGGAGCGGTTGTATGTGCACGAGTCCATCCACGACAGGTTTGTGGACGAGCTGGTCCGTCAGGTGAAGCTGCTCAAGCAGGAGGATTCGCATAGTAAAGATAACGATCTTGGCGCGATGATTGTGCCCATGCAGATTGATATTGTGCGCGAGCATCTGGAGGATGCGCTGGAGCGCGGCGCCACGCTGCTCACGGGTCAGGACTGGGATAGGACGAGCGCCTTGATCCCGCCGATGGTGCTCACCAACGTTCCGGATGACTGCCTGGCTGCCACGGAAGAGACCTTCGGCCCAACGATCCCGGTCTTCTCCTTCTCGGACGAGCAGGAAGTCATTGAGCGGGCCAATAATTCCGCGTATGGGCTCACTGCCTCCGTGTGGTCGGCCGATGAGGAGCGCGCCCGCCGCGTCGCCAGCGCCCTGCATGTGGGCGGCATTTCCATCAACAACGTGATGGCCACCGAATCCACCGCCGAGCTGCCCTTCGGTGGCGTGAACAACTCTGGCTTCGGCCGGCACAAGGGTGTGGAGGGCCTGCACGGCTGGTGCAACGTGAAGTCTGTGATTGTGGACAAGGACGGCGACAAGCTAGAGGCCAATTGGTATCCGCTGACGGAGGCGAAGTACAAGAAGTTCACGCAGATGATGGTGGCGCGCTTCGCGGATTCGCCGGCTGCCGTGTCTTTGGCTAAGTTCGGTGTGTTGGGAACTCAGCTGGAAAGCCTGTCCCAAAAAGCCACCCGCGCTCAGAAGCGCTAA